The Bubalus kerabau isolate K-KA32 ecotype Philippines breed swamp buffalo chromosome 16, PCC_UOA_SB_1v2, whole genome shotgun sequence genome includes a region encoding these proteins:
- the EIF2B1 gene encoding translation initiation factor eIF2B subunit alpha, which yields MDNKELIKYFKSQIKEDPDMASAVAAIRTLLEFLRRDTGETIQGLRANLTSAIETLCGVDSSVAVSSGGELFLRFISLTSLEYSDYSKCKKIMIERGEIFLRRISLSRNKIADLCHTFIKDGARILTHAYSRVVLRVLEAAVAAKKRFSVYITESQPDLSGQKMAKALCHLNVPVTVVLDAAVGYIMEKVDLVIVGAEGVVENGGIINKIGTNQMAVCAKAQNKPFYVVAESFKFVRLFPLNQQDVPDKFKYKADTLKSVQTGQDLREEHPWVDYTSPSLITLLFTDLGVLTPSAVSDELIKLYL from the exons ATGGACAACAAGG AGTTAATCAAATACTTTAAGTCTCAGATAAAAGAAGATCCTGACATGGCCTCAGCAGTAGCTGCCATCCGGACTTTACTGGAGTTCTTGAGAAGAGATACAG GGGAGACAATCCAGGGCCTGAGGGCGAATCTCACCAGTGCCATAGAAACCCTGTGTGGCGTGGACTCTTCTGTGGCCGTGTCATCGGGCGGGGAGCTCTTCCTGCGTTTCATCAGCCTGACCTCCCTGGAATACTCT gatTACTCCAAATGTAAAAAGATCATGATTGAGCGGGGAGAGATTTTCCTCAGGAGAATATCACTGTCAAGAAATAAAATTGCAGATCTGTGCCATACTTTCATCAAAGATGGGGCG AGAATATTAACGCACGCCTACTCCAGAGTGGTCCTGAGAGTCTTGGAAGCTGCCGTGGCAGCCAAGAAGCGTTTCAGTGTGTACATTACGGAGTCACAGCCTGACTTATCAGGGCAA AAGATGGCCAAAGCCCTCTGCCACCTCAACGTCCCTGTCACTGTGGTCCTTGATGCTGCAGTTGG CTACATCATGGAGAAAGTGGATCTTGTCATAGTTGGTGCTGAAGGAGTTGTTGAAAACGGAGGAATCATTAACAAG ATTGGAACTAACCAGATGGCCGTGTGCGCCAAAGCACAGAACAAGCCATTTTATGTTGTTGCGGAAAGTTTCAAGTTTGTACGACTCTTCCCACTAAACCAGCAAGATGTCCCAGATAAGTTTAAG TACAAGGCGGATACTCTGAAGTCTGTACAGACTGGACAGGACCTCAGAGAGGAGCACCCGTGGGTCGACTACACCTCCCCTTCCTTAATCACACTGCTGTTTACAGACCTGGGGGTGCTGACGCCCTCGGCCGTCAGCGACGAACTCATCAAGCTCTACCTGTAA